GTTCCGGGGCCCCGGGCGGGTGGTTCGGGCGGGCGGCGGGTCGCGCTCGCCGGGGGCGCGGCCGTCGTCGCCGCGGCACTGCTCGTCGCACTGTGGCCGGAGCGGGATGCTCCGCCCGGTCCCGTACGGCCCGCTGCCGCCCCGCCCGTCACGCCCGCCGCGACCACGGAGCCGCCCCCGTCCCCGTCCGCCCCGCCGCGGCCCAGCGTCACCGCCACGCCGAAGGCCTCCCGTACCGCGCCGCGGCTCTCGGCTGTGGAACGGCTGACCCGGATCGTCAACCAGCGCCGGGCCGAGGCCGGTTGCGGGCCGCTGCGCACCGACCCGCGGCTCGTCGAGGCGGCCCGCGCGCACGCCCGGGACATGGTGGCGCAGGGCTACTTCGACCACGCGAGCCCCGACGGCCGGAACGTCGACGCCAGGGTCGGCGCCGCCGGCTACCGGTGGAGCCTGGTCGGCGAGAACCTGGCCGCGGGCCGCCGGGACCCCGGCGCGGTCGTCGGCGACTGGATGGACAGCGACGGCCACCGCCGCAACATGCTGGACTGCCGCTTCCGTGACACCGGCGTCGCCGCCGTACCCGGGCCCGACGGCACGGTGTGGGTGCAGACGCTGGCGAAGCCGTCCTGAGGTGTCGGGTCCTAGCTCTGCGGCGCGCCGAAGTCCTGGACCCACCAGGGGCCGCTCGCACGGAGGTTGACGCCGACGCCCACATGTTTGTAGGTGCAGTTGAGGACGTTGCGGCGGTGGATCGGGCTGCCCATCCAGTCCCGCATCACCCGCGCCGGGCTCTTCGGGCCCCGGTGGATGTTCTCGCCCCAGGCCCGCCAGTCGTACCCCGCCGCCGTGAGACGGTCGCCGCCGTCCCGGCCGTCCGGGCTCTCATGCTCGTAGTAGCCGCGCGCGGCCATGTCGTCGGCGTGCGCCTGCGCGGCGGCCGTCAGCCGGGCCGTGGTCCGCAGCGCACCGCAACCCGCCCGCTCGCGTTCGGCGTTGGCGAGTTCGACGACCTGCTCCGCGTACGTCTCGGCCGTGCTCAGAGGGGCGGCGGCGGTCCCGGGCGGGCCGGCGGTGGAGACGGGGGACGCCCCGGAGGTCAGCGCCAGGACGGCCGCGGCGCCGCTCGCGCCCGCCAGCACCACCGCCGTCGTCCGCAGCGGCCCGCGCCTCCCGCGGCGCCCGGGGCCGGTGACCGACCTGGGGAGGTCGGCGGAGGGCAGGCGGGTGTCGTCGTGATCGCGGTGCGGTCGCATGCGGCCAGTCTCGGCGCGCGCCGCCGCCCCGGCATCCGGAGCGACGTTTCGGGGGACGGCGCCGGGAGGGCGTCGGTCAGTCGTGCGGGACGACCGCCACCGGGCAGTTCGCGTGATGCAGCGCGGCGTGGGCGACCGAGCCGATGCGGGGGCCCACCGCGCCCCGCTTGGCGCGGCGGCCGACGACCAGGAGAGAGGCGGAGGCGGAGGCCGACAGGAGGACCTCGCCCGCGCTGCCGATCTCCACGTGCTCGGCCACCCGGACGTCCGGGTACCGCTCGCGCCACGGGGCCAGTACCTCGTGCAGCGCCTTCTCCTCGAACGGCACCAGGCCACCCGCCTCGTCCGCCAGCCGCATCGAGCCGGGGCTGTACGCGTACAGCGGCGGTAGGCTCCACGCGCGAACGGCCCGCAGGACGGCCCCGCGCGCCGCGGCGGTCTCGAACGCGAAGCGCAGCGCCGAGGCGCTGTCGTCCGCGCCGCCCAGCTGCCCGACGACGACCTCGCCCGAGTCGTCGTCGCCCGCCCCTTCCCCGCCGCGCCCCGGTCGCACCGCGACGACCGGGCGCTCCGCGCCGGCGATGATCTGCTGTCCGTACGAGCCGAGCAGGAAGCCGGCGACCGGGCCGTGCCCGCGCGAGCCGATGACGACCATCGCCGCCCGCTCCTGCAGGCCGAGGAGCCCGGGGACAGGCGTGTCGGGGACCACCTCGGCGCTGAGCGCGACGTCCGGGTGCGCCGCGGCCACGGCGGTCGCGGCCTCCTCGGCGACGTGCTCGGCGAGCCGCTGCTGGTCGCCCTCCTCCTGTACGAGCGGCAGGTCCAGCGGCTGCCAGAGCCAGGCGTGCACGAGACGCAGCGGCAGCCCGCGCCGTCCCGCCTCGCGGGCGGCCCAGTCGGCCGCGGCGAGACTCTCCGCGGAACCGTCCACTCCGGCGATGATCTCGAGACCCATCCGACTTCCCTCCACGTACGTCCCTTGTCGCTCCTGCTCCCAGCATGGGCCCGGGAGCGGGGGATCACACGGGGAGCGTCAGCCGGGCGTGGGTGCCGTTGAGGTAGTGGTCGCCGATGTCGCGCAGCCGGTGGGTGGGGGAGTGGCGGGCGGTGAGGGCGCGGGCGTTGCGCCAGAAGCGGTCGAAGCCGGGCCCGGAGCCCGCGGGTTCGGGGCGGTCGGCGGAGCCCACGAGCTCCAGGATGCGGGTGGTGACATGGACGGCCGCGCGGTCGGTGACCGCCTCCGCCGCGGCGACGAGGACGGCGATGTCCGCCCGCTCCTCCACGCCCAGGCTCCCGCCCGCGTCGAGGCCCCGGGCCAGGGCGTCCGTCGCGCGCCCGGCGACCGAGGCCGCGGCGTGCGCGGCGGTGGCCAGCTCGCCGTACGCGAGCAGCAGATACGGGTCGTCGTCGCGCGGCGCGTACGTGACCGCGTGCCCGGCGGCGGTCCGTACGCTGTGCGGCTGCGCGGCGTGGCCGGCCCGGCTGACGTCCCGGGCCTCGGCCAGTGCGCCCTCGGCGATGCCGAGCCCGACCTGCACGAGGAGGAGCCGCAGGGCGAGCGGGGCGAGGGCGGCGTACGGCGTGACGTCGTGCTCGTCGCGCGGCACCCGTCCGAGGACCGCCTCCGCGGCGACGGGCGCCCGGTCGAACGTCACGGTTCCCGCACCGGACAGGCGCTGGCCCAGCCGGTCGGTGGCGGGCTCGGTGAACACGGCCGGGTGCGCCGGGTCCACGAGGACGATCAGTAAGTCGCCGGTCCCGGTACACCGCGCGCCGACGACCAGCCGGTCCGCGACCGTGACGCCGGAGGCGAAGTACCGGCGGCCTTCGAGCACGAAGCCGCCGCCCTCGGGGCTCCCGGGTTCGTCGGTGCTCTCCGGCGTGAGGACGAGGTCGGGCGTCTCCGTCCCCGTCTCCGCACGAGACGACTCCACGCCGCCCGCCAGCAGCCAGCCCTCCCGCTCCGCCACCGTCTCCACCGGCTCGGTCGCGGTCTTCCCGTCCTCGGTGCCGAAGAAGCGCGCACTCCACGCCAACGCGTAGTGATGGGCGAGGAGTTCGCCGATCGAGCTGTCGGCCGTGGAGATCTCCCGGATCACCGCGGAGGCCGCCCGCCAGTCCGCACCGCGCCGCCCGTCCGGGCTCGGCGGCGTGAGCAGCGCGGGCAGCCCCGCCTCCTGGAGGCGGGCGAGCTCGTCGAGCGGGGACTTGCCGGCCCGGTCCCGGGCGAGCGCGTCGACGGCGAGGTCGTCGGTGAGCTCCCGGGTGACGCGGTGCCAGATCTCGTCCTCCACGGGCCGGTCGGGCCGACCGGCGGCGGAGCGCTTGGCGGACTTCCTGGGCCTCGTCACGTCACCTCACCTGTTCCCTAGTTTCCCCACTGGAATAGTAGGGATACTGCCACGGCAGTTCGAACAGACTCCAGAGGGCGCCCACATCGTGGACCGGACCGTCCTGCCGGGTGAGACCCGTATCAAGGGTGGCAGCCGCGGGCGGCGTCGCTCAGGGGTTCGTCCACGCCTCCGGCGCGTCCGCCAGTGCCGACACCTCGGGCGGCAGCTTCCCCGCCGCCACGTCCGCCAGCGAGACCCCTTCGAGCACCTGGCGCACATTGGCCCGCACCGCGATCCACAGCGTCAGCAGGGACTCGGCGGGACCGGTGTACGCGAGCTCCGGCGGACGCACCCCGCGCACCGACACCAGCGGCCCGTCCACCACGCGGATCACGTCGGCGACCGAGATCTCCGCGGCCGGTCGCGCCAGCCAGTACCCGCCGTTGCCGCCGCGCTGGCTCTGCACCAGCCCGCCCCGGCGCATGTCGCCGAGGATGCCCTCGAGGAACTTGTGCGAGATGCCCTGCGCATCGGCCACGGCCTCGGCCTTCAGCGGGCCCTCGTCCTGGGCGGCGGCGAGCTGCAGTGCGGCACGCACCGCGTAGTCGGCCCTGGCTGAGATGCGCATGCCCGCATTATTCCGTACGGCCGTGACCCGCCCCCGGCCCGCCGGGCGCGGGGCCGCCTAGCGCCGCCGACACCCCGTACGTTCGGGCGCGTCCGTGCCGTCACCCGTGCGGAGCAGTCCGCCGTGCCGTCCCCTGGTCCGCGCCGAAGGCTGGCCCTATCCGTTCACGGGCAGGGAGGTCTGATGAGTTCGATGGACGTACCGGCGGATGCGACGCCGCCGGGGGCCGCACGGTCGGAGACCCGGACGGCGGTGGACCGGCCGGGCATCCCCACCATCACGTGGGTGACGCTCGCGCTGATGACCACCGCCTCGGTGGCCAGTCTGCGCGCCGCCCCGACGATGGCCGTCTACGGCCTGGCCTGCGTCTTCCTGTATCTCGTCCCCGCGATCGTGTTCCTGCTGCCGACCGCGCTGGTCTCGGCGGAACTCGCCTCGGGCTGGTCCGGCGGCGTGTACCGCTGGGTCAGCGAGGGCCTTTCGAAGCCGCTGGGCTTCCTCGCGGTCTGGTGCCAGTTCGCGATGACGATCTTCTACTACCCGAGCCTGCTCGCCTTCGTGGCGAGCACCATCGCGTACGTCATCGACCCGTCCCTGGCCTCCAACGGCGTGTACACCGCCATCGTGATCATGGTCCTGTACTGGACCGGCGTCTGGGTCTCCTCGCGCGGCACCAAGGCCCTGGCGGGCCTGTCGAGCTGGGGCCTCGTCATCGGCACGCTCGTGCCCGGCACGATCCTCGTCGTCCTCGGTATGGTCTTCCTCGCCCAGGGCAACCCGTCCGCGGCCCCGATGAACGCCGACCACCTGCTCCCGCAGTGGACCGGGCTCGCCAGCCTCGTGCTGATCGTCAACAACTTCCTGTCGTACTCCGGCATGGAGATGAACGCGGTCCACGTCTCCTCGCTGAAGGACCCGGCGAAGGAGTACCCGAAGTCGATGTTCCTGGCCATGGGCCTGGTGCTGCTGATCTTCATCCTGCCCGCGCTGGCCATCAGCTGGGTCGTGCCGGCCGACCAGCTCAGCCTCACCGCCGGCGTCATGCAGGCGTTCGACGCGTTCTTCGCCTACTTCGACGTCGGGTGGATGACGCCGATCGCCGCCGTCATGCTGATCTCCGCCTCGCTGGCCGGCATGCTGACCTGGCTCGCCGGGCCGTCCAAGGGCCTCCTGGAGATCTCCCGCCAGGAGGGCTACCTGCCGCCGTTCCTGCAGAAGCTCAACAAGTACGGCATCCAGCAGAACATCCTCGTCACGCAGGGCGTCGTGACCTCCGTCATTGCCCTCATGTACGCGCTGATCCCGAACGTCTCCAGCGTCTACTGGATCTTCTCGACGATCACCACGCAGGTCTACCTCATCGTCTACCTGCTGATGTTCGTGGCGGCGATGCGGCTGCGGAAGAACAAGCCCGACCACCCGCGCGGCTACCGGGTGCCCATGCTCGGCCTGGTGTGCACGACCGGCCTGCTGGCCTCGCTCGCGGCGCTGGGCATCGGCTTCGTGCCGCCCTCGCAGTTCGGCGGCGGCAGCGTGATCGCCTACGTGCTCTTCATCGCGTGCGGCCTGTTCGTCCTGGGTCTGCTCATCCCCTGGCTGTTCCTCAAGTTCCGCAAGCCCGGCTGGCGGACGGCCGCCGCCGAGTCGACGGGAGACCCGTCATGAGCCGCACCCGCTTCGCCTCGGAGCATCGCTGGGTCTACATCGGAGCGATCGTCATCCTGCTCGCGATGGTCGTGATCGGACTGATCCAGTTCAGGAGCGTGAAGCAGAACAACGACACCTACGCCAAGGCTCAGGAACTCAGCAAGGAGCTGGTGGCGGCGGGCTACCCGGCGCCCGACATCGACGTCGTCGAGCAGCTGCTCGGAACGGACGGCGGCGCGGTCTGCGAGGACCCGGGCAGCACCTTGAAGCGGGCTCTTTGGAACGTCCAGCAGCTCTCCAACGGAGCCACCGGCCCCGGCCAACGCCCGGTGATCGGCGACACCCGTGCGGTCGAGCTGGAGAGGATCGTGCTCCAGGTGTACTGCCCCGACAAGGTCGACGAGTTCGACGAGGACATCGACGACCTGGACACCAGGGAGACGGTCAAGCGCTGAGGGACCGCCGCCGGCCGGTCACCCGATACGGTGACCGGCCAGCGGCGCCGTCGTGTCACCGGCCCCCGTGCGGACGCCCCGCAGGAACGCCGCCATGGCCTCCAGCGAACTCGTCGTGGGCTGCCAGCCCAGCTCGGTGCGGGCCCGCTCCGTCGACAGCAGCGGCAGTCGCAGCACGGCGTCGAGCAGGTCCGGCGACGCCGGCGCCAGCCGCAGCCGCCAGGCCGCCGACAGTGCCCCGCGGACCGCGCCGCCCGGGACGCGTACCACCCGGGCGTTCAGCAGCCCGGCCAACTGCCGGGCGTCCAGAACCGGTTCGGCCGCGAGGTTGAACGCCCCGCGCACGTCGGCGAGGACCGCGAGGCGGTAGGCCTGCGCCGCGTCGTCGGTGTGCAGCACCTGGAAGCGCAGCCCCTCGAGGTCCGGCACCACCGGCACCAGCTCGGGGCGCAGCAGCGGCCCGGGGAAGAACCGGCCCGCGAAGATCCTGCGCTGCTCGCTCGCCGCCTCCTCCTTGAACAGGAAGCCCGGCCGCATCCGCACCACCCGGATCTCCGGGTGGTCGCGCTCGTACCCGTCCAGGACCCGTTCGAGGTAGGCCTTCTCGCGGCAGTACGCCGCCGCCGGCCAGCCGTGCGTCGGCCACGACTCGGTCACGCCCGGTCCCGACTTCGGCCCGGGCGAGTACGCCCCCACCGAGGACGCGTGCACCAGGACCGGCACCCCCGCCGCCGCGACCGCGTCGAACACCCGCAGCGTGCCGAGGACGTTGGTGCGCCAGGTCGTCACCGGGGCATGGGTCGGCTGGAAGCGCCAGGCCAGGTGGACGACCGCGTCGGCTCCGGCGAGGTGCCGTACCAGCCGGTCCGTCGCGTCCTCGCTCGCGATGTCCACGCTCTCCCAGGAGGTCTTCGGTACGTCCAGGTCCGGCCGGCGCCGGGCGAGTCCCAGCACCGAACCGATCCGCGGGTCCGCCGCCAGGGCCCGGACCACACTCGTCCCGACGTTGCCGGTGGCGCCGACGACGACCACGCGCAGACGCGCGCCTTCTTCCGTGTCCATGGCCCACACTCTCCGTCACCGCCGGGGGCTCCGCATCTTCGCGCCGTGCCGCCTTCCGTGGTGTTTGCGCACGTCAGGGACCCTTCGGGGGCCAAAGGGTCACGGAACGTGGCCGTCCGGCTCGCGGGCGTGGCGGAACGACCCCAAGATTGGCGCAGCGGGGGTCCAGCCAGGAGGACAAGAGATGCTGCTGCCCGACCGAAACACGATCGACCGACTCCTGCGTCACTACCGGGCGCAGGAACGGATCGTGCTGGCGCGCCCCGGCGATCTGGGCACCCGCCGCCGCTTCGAGGACACCGCGTACACCCTGTGCGTCCTGATGGGCGAGCGCACGGCGCGCGAGGCCGTACAGGCGGCCGAGCGGTACGTGGCCCGGGGCGGCGCCGTCTCCCCGACGGCGCGCGCGGAGGCGTAGGGCGGAAGCGGTCCGGCCGGTGGGTCGCACGCGCCGCTCATAGGCGCGATAGTCGAGGGTGAGGAGCGGCGGGTGCGACGGCGCGCACCACGGACGGTCGGGCGCCGGCGCTGACGAAGGAGGCGAGCCAGGGGATGGACGGGGATTCCGGGCAGCGGTTCGGCGTCGAGGTGACATCCGGCGACGGGGCAGTGGTGCTCGCCCTGTCGGGGGAACTCGACCACGACACGGCGGAGCCGCTGCGCGTGGCGCTCGCCGAGCAGATCGAGGCGGGCGCACGGCGCATCGTCGTCGACTGCGCCCGACTGCGCTTCTGCGACTCCACCGGCCTCAACGCGCTGCTGCGCGCCCGGCTCCAGGCTCAGGAGAACGGCGGGCGCGTCGAGCTGGCCGACCTCCGTCCGCCGGTGAGCCGGATGTTCGAGATCACCGGTGCGCACACCGTCTTCCAGGTCCACGCCGACCTTGCCGCCGCCCTCGCCTCGGCGGACCGGCGGCCGGAACGGGGGTGACGCCGATGGGCGTGCGCGGCGAGACAGGGGCCGAAGAGGTCCGCCGACTGGAGCTCCGCGGGGCCGAGGGCGTGGTCGGCCGCTGCCGCGACTTCACCGCCGCGGCCCTCGCCGACTGGGGTTGGACCCCGGCGCGGGACGAGGAGGCGAGGGAGGTGGCCGACGACGTGCTGCTGCTGGTCTCCGAGGTGGTCACCAACGCCTGCCTGCACGCCGGCGGCCCGGAGGAGATCGTCCTGCGGCACCGCGACGGCGTGCTGCGGGTGGAGGTCGCCGACCCCAGCCCCGAACACCCCCGGCGCGGCGGCCCGCGCCCCTCCTCGCTCCCCGGCGGTCACGGCGTCATGGTCCTCGACCGCCTCGCGGGCCGCTGGGGCTCGCGGACGCGCGAGACCGGGGGAGGCAAGGTGGTCTGGCTGGAGATCGCCGGCCCGGGCGCGATCAGGCCCCCGTCGGACCTCCGCATCCCCGGCGCCTAGGCACCCCGGCGCCTACGTATCCCAGCTCAGGCATCAGGGGAGGGCGGGACCGTACCGTGCGTCGGCGGCGTGTCGTCCAGCAGCCCGTCGCGCAGGGTGTGCAGGATCCGGGCGAGCAGTCGCGAGATGTGCATCTGCGAGAGGCCGAGTCGCGCGCCGATCTCCGCCTGCGTGAGTTCCTGGCCGAAGCGGAGCGACAGGATGCACCGGTCCCGCTCGTCCAGCTGGGCGATCAGCGGCCCCAGCGACTCCAGCGCGTCGATCAGCTCGAAGGACCGTTCCTCCGTGCCCAGGTGCCGCAAGAGGCCGTTGAAGGTGTCCTCCTCGTCCCCGTACGGCGTGTCCAGGGAGCGGGCCACGTAGCCGTTCGCCGCCTGCTCGCCCTCCGCTATCCGCTCCTCGTCCACCCCGAGGTGTGCGGCCAGTTCCGCGCGGGTCGGCCGACGGCCCAGCCGCTGCTCCAGCACGTCCACGGCCTTCGCGAGGTCGATGCGCAGTTCCTGGAGCCGCCGCGGAACCTGCACGGACCAGCTGGTGTCGCGGAAGAACCGCTTCATCTCGCCGACGATCGTGGGCAGCGCGAACGCCGAGAACTCGATCCCGCGGCCCGGCTCGAACCGGTTGATCGCCTTGATCAGGCCGACCGTGCCGACCTGGACGATGTCCTCGGCCGGCTCGGCCCGGTTCCGGAACCGGCGGGCCGCGAACTTCACCAGGCTGAGATTGAGCTCGACCAGCGTGTTGCGCACGTACGCGTGCTCCGGCGTGCCTTCCTCCAGCTCCGACATGCGGACGAAGAGCGCCGTGGAGAGGGTCTGAGCATCCTGGGTGCTGACGTCCGTCGGCCGGTCGATCTCCGGAAGGCCGCCGAGTGCCTCGCGGCGTACTGCCGCGGGGTCGAAGGGTGAGGGCGGGGGGGGTCTGCCGGGCACGAGGTTACCTCCGACGGTGGGGGAGGGCCCGATCCGCCGGTGCCACCGACGACCGGGTCCGTCGTACGAGGGTCCTGACCGAAACATGCCCGTTCGATACGGTTTGAAGCGTTTCTCCGGGGAACCCGTCGCGATATGAGAGCGGCAGGGCAGGAGAGGCTCATGGAGACGAGCCGGCGCATCCCGCTCACCGACGGGGCCCCGACGGTCGGGGAGTGCCGCGACCGGACGGCCGCGGTGCTGCACGAGTGGTTCGGTCGGGACGGCGGCACGGAGCGCGCCGCCGTCGACGACGTCCTGCTGCTCGTCTCGGAGCTGGTCACCAACGCGTACACGCACGGCGGCGCACCGTACGAGTTGCTCCTCGACCGGGTCGGTGACCGGCTGTGGGTCCAGGTGAGCGACACCAGCCCGGTACGCCCGAGGCCGCACGGCCCGCACAAGGCAGGCCGCCCCTCCGGCCACGGGCTCTACCTGCTCGAACGGCTGGCGGACGCGTGGGGGTGGGTACCGCGTGGCGCGGGCAAGGCGGTCTGGTTCGAGATCACGGTCCTGGGGGGCGTCGGCCCGCACGACGGGGAGGCAGACGGGTAGCGAGGCGCGCCCCGCCCGGGGCGGGTGGTCGGCCGCCGCTCAGCTGCCGCCCGCCGTGCCCCGCCGACGCCACAGCCACACACCCGCGGCGGCGGCGAGCGCCGAGCAGACGAGGGCGAGCGGAAGACCCGGGTTCGCCCCCGAGTCCTCGTGCTTCGCCGCGGTCTCGGGAGCACGGCGGGACGCGCTCCCGGCCCGGGGCGCCGCTTTCGCGGTCACCGGGCCCGGGCCCGCCGCCTGCTGCGGGTTCTCGCGCTCGGTGCGGGCCGGCCCGGGCTGCAGCGAGCCGACCGGCCGTACCTTCCCGGCGGCCTCGAAGCCCCAGTCGAGCAGCTGCCGCGCCTCCTCGTACACGGCGAGCCCGCCGCCCGACTGCGGGTTCATGACCGTGACGACCAGCGTCCGCGAGCCGCGCTGCGCGGCCGCGATGAGCGTGTTGCCCGCACCGCTGGTGTAGCCGTTCTTCACGCCGAGCAGCCCCGAGTAGCGGGCCACCCCGTCCGCCCCGGTGAGCAGCCGGTTGGTGTTGCGGATGGCGTACGACGAGCTGCCGGAGGGGAAGTCCGTGTACGGCGTGGAGCAGTACTTGGCGAACTCCGGGTTCTGCAGACCGGTCCGGCCGAAGACCGCCAGGTCGAACGCCGACGAGACCTGGCCCGGCGCGTCGTAGCCGTCCGGGGACACCACCCGGGTGTCCCACGCGCCCAGGGCGGTCGCCTTGTCCTGCATCCGGCGGGACATGGAGTCCCAGCCGCCGTCGAGCGAGGCGAGCACCCGTACCGCGTCGTTGCCCGAGCTGAGGAAGACCCCGTTCCACAGGTCGGAGACCTTGTACGTGTACCCCGCCTGGACGCCGACCAGGCTGCTGCCCGCGCCCACCCCCTTCAGTTCCTCCTCCGTCACCTTGTGCTCCGTCCACGCGGGGAGACTGGGCAGCGAGGTGAGCGCGAACAGGGTCTTCAACGTGCTCGCGGGCGGCAGCTTGCGGTGCGCGTCGTGCGCCGCGAGCACCTCGCCCGAACCGGCGTCGGCCACCAGCCACGCCAGGGCGGAGACGTCCTCCGGCACGCCTGGCGCGCCGGGCAGCGGCCGGACCTGCGTCCCGGTCCGGTACAGCGCCGCGGGGTCGACGAACGCGCGCGGCGGTGGAGTGGGTTCGGCGACGGACGCGGCGACGGCCGCCGGAGCGGGCAGCGCGAGCAGGAGCGCCGCGGCACCGGCGGCAGCATGACGAACGGCTGACGTGACGATCATTCAGTCACCGTAGGAAGGGGTGCGGGAGGCCGCAGGGCGGAGTGCGCCGACCGGCCTATCCGGGTGGACACCTCCGGTACCGGGGTACCGCGCACGACGCGGGGAGCGACCAGGCATGCTGTCCCACGTGTCGTCACTTCCGTACCAGAGCCGACAGAGTGAGGGTCCGTCGACCGCTGTGGGCGCCTCTCCGGCCCCCGGCGGAACCGGCCCGGCCGCCGCTCCCGGCCCGCCGCCGCCTCGGGACCCCTCCGACCAGCACGACGTACCCGGCGGGGCCTTCGGCGCACCCCTGGGAACGCCTCCCGGCGGGCCGGCCGTACGCGACGAACGGGAGAGACCGGGCGGGGCCGCGATCTCGGGCCACATGATCGTGTGCGGCGACGACGTCCTCGCCCACCGCCTGGCGAGCGAGCTCAGCGAGGTGTACCGGGAGCAGGTCACCCTCGTCGTCCCCGGCGCGACGCCCTCCCCGCAGCAGCCCGACGCGCCGCGGCCCGGCCGCGCGATGGCCCTCTTCGGCCGGGTGACCGCCGCGGTGACCCGCACCGCCTCCGCGCACACGGGGACCGCGGGCGCTCCTCCGGCCGGTGCGCCGGCGGCCGCCGAGGAGGCCCGGACGCCGATCCGGATCGTCGAGGCCGTCGCGATCGACGAGGACACGCTGCTCCGCGCGGGCATCGACCGGGCCGCGGCGCTCGCACTCGTCCACGACGACGACGAGACCAACATCCGCCACGCCCTCGCCGCGCGCCGGCTGAGCCCCCGGCTGCGCCTGGTGATCCGCCTCTACAACCGCAAGCTCGGCCAGCATCTGGAGAACCTGCTGGACCAGGCCGCGGCGGTCGCCGAGCCCGGCCTGGACCCGAGCGTCCTGGACGCCGCCACCACCGTGCTGTCCGACGCGGACACCGCCGCCCCCGCCCTCGCGGCCACCGCCGTGGCCGGCACCAGCAAGGTCGTCCAGGCGGGCGGGCTGCTCCTGCGCGCCGTCGACCGGCCGCCGCCCGGCCGGGGCCAGATCGCCGACCCCGGCCTGTGCACCCTGGCCCTGCTCTCGGCGACCACCAACGACCCCGCCGGCATCGAGGGTTCGCACAGCAGCGGCGACCTGGGTCCCCAACTCCTGCCCGACGACCGGGCGGTGGCCGCCGCCACCGGGCGCGGCACCGTCGCGCTGGAGGCGATCAGCCACGCGGGCCCGAACGGCAACGGCGCAGCCGCCCGTACCGGCAGCGCCGGATTCCTGCCGGTCGCCTCGTTCTTCTCGAGGCGGCTGCGCTGGTCGCTCGCCGGGGTGGTCGCCGCGGTCGCCGGGATCGCCGTCGCCACCTGGCTGACCACCGGCGACCATCCGCTGCACGCCGCGTACCTGACCCTGCTCGACATCTTCGCCATCGGCGACCCCGCCCTCGAGGAACAGACGAGCCGTCAAGTCCTGCAGATCCTTGCCGGGTTCACCGGGCTGCTCGTCCTGCCGATCATCGTCGCCGGACTCCTGGAGGCGCTCGGCACCTTCCGCTCCGCCACCTCCCTGCGCCGCCCGTCGCGCACCCTGTCAGGCCACGTCGTCCTGCTCGGCCTCGGCAAGGTCGGCACCCGAGTCCTCGCGCGGCTGCGCGCCCTGGACATCCCGGTGGTGTGCGTGGAGTCCGACACCGAGGCGCGTGGCATCGCGCTGGCCCGCCGGCTTCGGGTGCCGACCGTGGTCGGCGACGTCACCGAGGAGGGAGTCCTGGAAGCCGCCCGGATCCACCGGGCCCATGCCCTCCTGGCGCTGACCAGCGTGGACATCACCAACCTGGAGGCCGCGCTGGCCGGCCGCGCCCTCAGGCCGGACCTGCGGGTGGCCCTGCGGCTCTACGACGACGACTTCGCCACCGCCGTCTACCGCACCCTCCGCGCCGCCCACCCCGAGGCGCTGACGCGCAGCCGCAGCGTCTCCCACCTCGCCGCGCCGGCCTTCGCCGGGGCCATGATGGGCCG
This sequence is a window from Streptomyces sp. HUAS YS2. Protein-coding genes within it:
- a CDS encoding CAP domain-containing protein, which codes for MRPHRDHDDTRLPSADLPRSVTGPGRRGRRGPLRTTAVVLAGASGAAAVLALTSGASPVSTAGPPGTAAAPLSTAETYAEQVVELANAERERAGCGALRTTARLTAAAQAHADDMAARGYYEHESPDGRDGGDRLTAAGYDWRAWGENIHRGPKSPARVMRDWMGSPIHRRNVLNCTYKHVGVGVNLRASGPWWVQDFGAPQS
- a CDS encoding universal stress protein — translated: MGLEIIAGVDGSAESLAAADWAAREAGRRGLPLRLVHAWLWQPLDLPLVQEEGDQQRLAEHVAEEAATAVAAAHPDVALSAEVVPDTPVPGLLGLQERAAMVVIGSRGHGPVAGFLLGSYGQQIIAGAERPVVAVRPGRGGEGAGDDDSGEVVVGQLGGADDSASALRFAFETAAARGAVLRAVRAWSLPPLYAYSPGSMRLADEAGGLVPFEEKALHEVLAPWRERYPDVRVAEHVEIGSAGEVLLSASASASLLVVGRRAKRGAVGPRIGSVAHAALHHANCPVAVVPHD
- a CDS encoding acyl-CoA dehydrogenase family protein is translated as MTRPRKSAKRSAAGRPDRPVEDEIWHRVTRELTDDLAVDALARDRAGKSPLDELARLQEAGLPALLTPPSPDGRRGADWRAASAVIREISTADSSIGELLAHHYALAWSARFFGTEDGKTATEPVETVAEREGWLLAGGVESSRAETGTETPDLVLTPESTDEPGSPEGGGFVLEGRRYFASGVTVADRLVVGARCTGTGDLLIVLVDPAHPAVFTEPATDRLGQRLSGAGTVTFDRAPVAAEAVLGRVPRDEHDVTPYAALAPLALRLLLVQVGLGIAEGALAEARDVSRAGHAAQPHSVRTAAGHAVTYAPRDDDPYLLLAYGELATAAHAAASVAGRATDALARGLDAGGSLGVEERADIAVLVAAAEAVTDRAAVHVTTRILELVGSADRPEPAGSGPGFDRFWRNARALTARHSPTHRLRDIGDHYLNGTHARLTLPV
- a CDS encoding RrF2 family transcriptional regulator gives rise to the protein MRISARADYAVRAALQLAAAQDEGPLKAEAVADAQGISHKFLEGILGDMRRGGLVQSQRGGNGGYWLARPAAEISVADVIRVVDGPLVSVRGVRPPELAYTGPAESLLTLWIAVRANVRQVLEGVSLADVAAGKLPPEVSALADAPEAWTNP
- a CDS encoding APC family permease, coding for MSSMDVPADATPPGAARSETRTAVDRPGIPTITWVTLALMTTASVASLRAAPTMAVYGLACVFLYLVPAIVFLLPTALVSAELASGWSGGVYRWVSEGLSKPLGFLAVWCQFAMTIFYYPSLLAFVASTIAYVIDPSLASNGVYTAIVIMVLYWTGVWVSSRGTKALAGLSSWGLVIGTLVPGTILVVLGMVFLAQGNPSAAPMNADHLLPQWTGLASLVLIVNNFLSYSGMEMNAVHVSSLKDPAKEYPKSMFLAMGLVLLIFILPALAISWVVPADQLSLTAGVMQAFDAFFAYFDVGWMTPIAAVMLISASLAGMLTWLAGPSKGLLEISRQEGYLPPFLQKLNKYGIQQNILVTQGVVTSVIALMYALIPNVSSVYWIFSTITTQVYLIVYLLMFVAAMRLRKNKPDHPRGYRVPMLGLVCTTGLLASLAALGIGFVPPSQFGGGSVIAYVLFIACGLFVLGLLIPWLFLKFRKPGWRTAAAESTGDPS
- a CDS encoding SDR family oxidoreductase, encoding MDTEEGARLRVVVVGATGNVGTSVVRALAADPRIGSVLGLARRRPDLDVPKTSWESVDIASEDATDRLVRHLAGADAVVHLAWRFQPTHAPVTTWRTNVLGTLRVFDAVAAAGVPVLVHASSVGAYSPGPKSGPGVTESWPTHGWPAAAYCREKAYLERVLDGYERDHPEIRVVRMRPGFLFKEEAASEQRRIFAGRFFPGPLLRPELVPVVPDLEGLRFQVLHTDDAAQAYRLAVLADVRGAFNLAAEPVLDARQLAGLLNARVVRVPGGAVRGALSAAWRLRLAPASPDLLDAVLRLPLLSTERARTELGWQPTTSSLEAMAAFLRGVRTGAGDTTAPLAGHRIG
- a CDS encoding DUF5133 domain-containing protein → MLLPDRNTIDRLLRHYRAQERIVLARPGDLGTRRRFEDTAYTLCVLMGERTAREAVQAAERYVARGGAVSPTARAEA
- a CDS encoding STAS domain-containing protein, with the translated sequence MDGDSGQRFGVEVTSGDGAVVLALSGELDHDTAEPLRVALAEQIEAGARRIVVDCARLRFCDSTGLNALLRARLQAQENGGRVELADLRPPVSRMFEITGAHTVFQVHADLAAALASADRRPERG